CAGATTGACACATTATCTTAATTATTAGTTCCAAATTACCAAATTCccttaacaaaaaaaatatataagtttaaatttttttaagttttgacattatatatatgatatatcttatatttaaaaaatgactaCTTATTATTATATCACAACACTTATCACAAGGATGCTACAAACATACTCACGGGAGACTCACGAGGTTCAGTTCATTACATGATCAACCCTGACGTGATACAAAAGATGCAACCCAAAGCTCACCGGAGCAATGAAAACCTCATTCCAAACCAAGCTATTGACGTCGTTACGAAAGACCCAGCGTTTGATTTGCGGTAAATTAGCATTTCTAATACTTTAGtagctttataaatataaactattgaTTCTATGTTCTAAATTTTCTAATTGTtctaaaattaactaaaaaaaattctgtgaatctattcctgatctggtgctcatatgacaggacgattcttgtgtaaagaaatacactCAGGATATGGTGCTAGgaaaaatttgtgtattaagtttaaattatagaaGTTTGTAGTTGGAAGACCATTTATAAAAAGCTTCGTGAACCCCAATAAATAAGTGTATTTCATTCGATTTCATATATCCAGACAAGCAGAGTGTCATCTACCAAAAGATAAACTCGCAATTCGAGCAGCAATCCTTCAGGATGTTGTGGAAATGgaatctttgttaaaagaaGCAACTAACCTGCCACAAGTAActactttattttatcataagtAATGTCTAAGATAATTggaaaacttataaaatatttaataactacaaaacatttctttttgcATTGATGATATCTtagaaatttatatattacaataatgtccaaataaaaaatttagtattttagtTAACCTACATCGGTCAANNNNNNNNNNNNNNNNNNNNNNNNNNNNNNNNNNNNNNNNNNNNNNNNNNNNNNNNNNNNNNNNNNNNNNNNNNNNNNNNNNNNNNNNNNNNNNNNNNNNNNNNNNNNNNNNNNNNNNNNNNNNNaagattttttaaatttttttgggggggttgAAAGGGGGTGGGGTCACGACCCCCGAACCctccctggctgcgccactgactGTAACAGTAAGTTTGCATTTTTCTgactgttttataataaactgtttttacatTTGGTGAACCCAGGGCTGCTGCAACCAATGCATATTACTGAGGCCTTATGATGAACTTGCATGCCTTGCACAATATAAACCAACATCACTCAAAGccctttatatatataaccaccCACCCACCTTAGCCCCAGTAATGGTACACCCATAAATACCCACCTTAGCCACAGTAATGGTACACCCATAAATACCCACCTTAGCCCCAGTAATGGTACACCCCCTCATGGTAATACTCGCACCCTCTCGCACAGTGACCCCCGTCCCGTCACACCTcagtaaacaattaaccaacCGAGCATGACCGCTTTCAACACGGAGGATTCCCTCTGTATTGTCcgcctgtgatgtcataataatacaaatatataatttatgatgtcataataaaaaaaaattgcaaagtAAATGACATAATAAAAAACGAAACATTCTGTCATTTCTAGTTTAATTATAACAGCATATTCaccaagaaaaataaatatacattatgtgacattaaagtaatttatatgataataaaagaacaattatgacatcacaaccacctGATTGAAGGTAATATTCTCAATTGTGACATCAGCAGATGAAACGTTAACGAACAAATCGTCGTACGGTATTGCTtcaattatgatgtcatcacgTTCGCCCTCCCCTAGTGAAAATATGATGAGTCAGAAACGAGGGACCATGACTCGAAGGTTAACGAGCAAACTGGTAACATTCGTTTAGATGAATGATACAATCTGCGTGTTGGGGTTAACGGGACAaccctggtctaaatcctTTCAACAATGACATCACCCATATAATGGAAACCATTTAAGATGGTCCCATGGTGTGGTATAGCACCAATATACAATATTATCAGATGTTCACACTCACCTTTTATAGTGATAGATTCAGTCAACTCATGGAAGCCCTCGCCGCTATAAGTACCGGGGAATATGAGGATAATATCTCCTTCATAGCATTGTTGGAGGGCTGACTGGGGTGTCTTGTGTTGTCTGTTGCATAATAAGGCTTATTATCATGTACATATGTTATTTTGatgttgattatgacatcatcacattGATTACCACCATAGTACTCACTGCATAACAGCATCATCATGAAACGAACGCAACATGGCTGGTGTAAGCTTATCAACCACTATGTGCGTTACTGTGTAACCATCTGCACGTGGTCCCTTCGTTCGACGGAGCACACGGGGGAAGCATGGACCTTCAGTTCTGTTGGGAGATTAAAACATCTATTTTTGCAAAAGATAGGAACAACATCTTTAATCATTTGCGTACATCTCATATTTAATCAAAGCCTTGTTGTAGCAATTGGCATTTATCACACAGAAGTCTCCATGTGTGGGCTACTAACAAGCAGTGTGGCCCCTTATGGACCTTGGGCAAAGGCTTTTATAGCAATCTAAAGAACCCTAGTACCTTACACAGTCATACACCCCCCTAGCAAGGCCATGTACTTGTGCAGGGGTATTTCATTGTGGTAAAGTCTATACAATCAATACCCACCCACCTCAGTTGTAGAGTCTCCCATATCTGTAGCAACCCACTCAGCATCAAAACCTCATAATATTTCCTCCAACATTCTACGGCCTCGCTGTTTGTTGGTTCCCCCTCGCTCTGTATACGtgcctgtgatgtcataatcattaATATACGtgcctgtgatgtcataagcaTTAATATACGTGTATGTGATGACATAGGAATTAATATAGTAataaggggtaagatgggataccgtttgctcataatatctcatatttaatcgtgttttgaacaattaacaatgctgttTTAGAGTCACACATgcttaattatgacatcataatacctgATAATCAAGCAATTCACGTCGACGAACGAGATATTTTGCCATTGTTCGATCGTACCTGTAACAATgaacattatgatgtcataaatccACATAGTGACAATACACCATCAAACATTGGTTGAATCTacttacagtttaaatattaaatatttactttccAGGTGAAGGGAGTTATAAGGTggattatttaaataactacCTTAAGTTCCAAGGCCACCAATTTcataaaatagagttaaagtTAAGTGTTAAGCATATGTTTTAACTCAAAGTTTTGAGTCTACAGCTGATTTTACCCTCCtgttatacaaacaagcagagtcaaagtcaagtgtatatatacataatacatatatatgtgtatatgtaTGAAAAAAGAGAAACTGTATTGGAATTAAGTATAAGAAAAACCTTTTAAACCCTCATATAAACCCCCTCACATAACACCCCAACACACACTTTACCTAGCAATTTTAGCCCAGAGTTTagcaatattattattagcCCAGAATCTGCTAAAACTTAAACCCCCCACCTTTGAACAAGCGGAGCCGGTACAAGCcctgttatgacatcataatacagtTGCAACCTGGCTCGTAGATAAGCATCGAACGAATGTTCCCCTTCGTCCTCATCGTCCCAATCGCGTCGCAAATTCTCAAAATAAAATCtatagaaacattattttatcatgtatgcaaatatatatatagatattctatatgggtgatgtGTTAGAGGACAAGAAACTATGcaatatcttatatatagACACTAACTGAGCCAAACTTAGCTTACCATACCGCCCCATACACCATGGAACCGTGACAAACTACACCAAACAATATAGCATATAAACCCCACCATACCATATACTTTGCGTGATACTGATAGCATATAACCACTGGTATATAACATAACACAGAACACTCACTATACCCACCTTGCATGATGAACAATCTGTGCTATCCTCTCTTGCTCCTTTACCCTCTCATTGCTCCCCACTCCTCCCACTCCTTCTCCTCCCTCCTCCTCACTACTATCATCATCATCATGGTCGATATCAACGGGGAACAACTCGGTAATATCCAGCGTGTACTCTAGCTCCCTCAACTGGGCGTCCACTACTTCCCTCGGAACTGTAGCTTCGTTACACACGAGGGGGTCAACGAGGCTCACTTGCGCTTGGTCCCCGCACACATCTTCAACCTATGATCAATGTGTTTGGTTAAATATAGGTGTTTAATGTATTTAGTAAGGTTATATAGGCATTCATTGGCTTTAGGCTAGAGTGGCTTTTACTcagaagaaaaaaacaaaaaaaagaccTTTTGACcgaaatatattttgtgttggTGGGACAATGACAGTATACttacaaagtttaataattaaaccaatatatatTCTGTCTCGTGAAGCAAGGTGAAACACAGTATGTGTAGATCACTATATCTGCAGCTTCACATTGGCgtcactttttaaatttttaacaaaatctaggtttacattttaaactttaaaattaccttGACGAGAATATCGACAGTCCGTGGGAAATCCCCTCCATAAGGACCCCTCCACATCGCCATCCAGTGTTTATTGGCCAAGTTTTCTTCCAAATATAAATGAACGCGATGTAACACCTGTTATTGTGatgttgttaaataaataatataaggGTGAAATCTTCGTAGGGGATCTTGGGGTtggagttggcccattaccccaacactccAAGACTTTTGTTTAGGTACATTACGgcaaaatgtttcaattttacaGACAGCAATTTATGTCGTTTAGCAATCCCAGGGGTATACCGTACACAACCATACATAATTTCCAATAAAATGTCAAATGTGGTAACtgcatggtaaaaaattaACCTAGGCAACAAAAAAAGATGATTGGACAACACACACAATAACATGAACTCTCGTTTACATACATTAGTTACAACACCTGCCCAACAAAATGtaactacagttgttaaatataaacttcaaCCATTAGTTCCAACCCACCTGTGAAGGACGACACGCAGCTATTTTCACTTCTTTACAGTAGATATCGTAACGCTCCTGACATGAAAACTTTGGTAGCGTTACCAGACTAACTGTTGGTATGACGGTACATGAGGAGGTATGGGGGGGATGGCTGGAAGTGCTCGGCACCTTGGGATAAAGGGAGggtttatatactttttatggTGGGCTACTTGTGTACAATTCTACTTCGGCAGCTTATTTTAGCCCACTGGCGCCCACTTACGGAGAGGCGGGGAGGCGCCGCCTCCCGGTTTTTTTAGCGTTATCATATAAAAATTACGAAGAAATAGCGTACACGCGATGCACcgtatttattttgcaatattcGTTTCGTTTTCATGTAGTTATACATGTTTCATTCAACAACGCACAATGCGTATTATGCGAGTTTCAATCAACGCGTCAAAGGACATTGTTTCGTAAACAACACTGAAATGCAATGCAGTTAAACCATACAATGCGCCCCTGGGTTATTTAAACCAAAGgaataagtttttaattttttgttggaaGTCTTAATTGCGAACGAACATTATGCCAAGTTTTCCTctatttaatataacattCTCCTTACACGCAGCATTCTATTCGCCGACGCTTATCGGCGAGatacttttatataataaagcaCTTAACCTCTAGCCCAGTATAAAATGCGGCAATGAATAGTCttattattagtttattaCTATGAcgttataaatacatttatgtgTATTCCACCAAAGCCAGCAAAtcaaattcaaatataaacaGTATGCACAGAACTACCCGTacgaataatttaaataatttaaaagatgAGCTCCCAGTCAAAAATTCAAggtttttttaagaaaatttcAAGTGAGAACATTAAAGAGGGTGAAAATATTAGGAAGGAACAAGAGCAGCGAGTCAGTGACGTAGACCAAATCCGTAATGTCATCAGTAATTTAAATCGGCCATCAACATCTGGAAGAAAATTTCAGGACTATTGGGTAAAAGATTTTTCTTGGATTAAATACAATACAGAAACCGATAGCCTAGTATGCGGAATATGTAAATGGGCTCTTGATAACAACCGCGCTGGACCCGTTGCTCGAAGTTTTCTTCAAAATCAGGGAAACGTTTGGGTGAGTGGATATGCCAATTGGAAAAAGGGGAAACCAGGATTAGTTAAACATAATGACAGCAAGCATCACAAGGAAATGGCAACTTTATTTGCTGGTGAGGCTGGTGACGAGGCGTTGCTAGAAGTAATAGCAATAAGAAGAAAAAAGGCAGTTGCAACAAATCGTAACGCGTTGAAGTGcatatttaaatcaattatatttttaacgagACAAGGGCTAGCTGTTCGTGGTCATTCGGACACAAATTCCAATATGCATCAGGTACTAAACTTTATAGAACAGCATGATCCCGATTTAAGCGCTTGGTTGAAGAGCGACAAAAAGTACAAGTGGCTGAGTCACCGGattcaaaatgaaattatttccATTTGCTCTTCAGCAGTCGCGGCAACGCttataaaaaacatcaaaGTCTCCAAATTTTTCAGCATAATTTCAGACGAAACTTCTGATGTGTCCAGGCAGGAACAAATCTCCATTTGCTTGAGGCATGTCGACGAAAGTTTCAAAGTAAATGAGAGCTTGATCGGCTTATTTGGTACGACGGCCACAGACGCTAATACTATAGTGTCAATCATACTGCAAGCGCTGAAAGACCACCGTCTGGATATTCAAGACTGCAGAGGCCAATCTTATGACGGGGCAGCGAACATGCGTGGAAAAATAACTGGAGTTCAAACTCaaattagaaaaattaatCCGCTCGCCACTTTCGTTTATTGTTCGGCTCACCAACTAAATCTTGTCGTGCAAGAAGCATTGAGCACTCATGTGGATGCGGTAAATGCTCTTTCTGTTCTTGGAGCGGtggttaaatttattaaagggTCTCCTAAACGTTTGgctatgtttaaaaactttcatCTCGGAAACGAAGATACACCGTCTTGCTCCTTAAGACCGCTGTGCCCAACTCGGTGGGTACTACGGTTACCAGCTCTTgaatcatttttattaaattacgaAAAAATCCTGGATTGGCTGCAGAGCATGGAATCAGAACCGACCATCGACGCTGTGACGAAGGCAACTGCCAGTTCTTTTTTAGGTTCATTAGAGCAGTTTTCAACGTACTTCATGCTTCGTCTGATGGAGAGAGTTTTGATCCCGGTTCATCCTGTTCATGTTAGAATACAATCTCGTGAAACAACCATGGCAGATGTACAACAACTTATTAACACActgttaaatattgtttccGATGAAGCCCATTCAGTTCAAAATGCAACGGCCTTTTACAACTGTGTTGTAGCTGCCGCTCGGGAGCTTCGGATTTCCGATCCTGTAATAAAACGCAGTCGCCGATCATTGGAACAGGTGTCCCCTGAGAACTACTATTGTAAAACCTACCAGGAAATTATAATTCATCATACCAATCACTATTCcaacaattttcaaaacaagacTTGGATGCAGTACAATTATTGGAAAACTTGATTTGGGAAAACCGACNNNNNNNNNNNNNNNNNNNNNNNNNNNNNNNNNNNNNNNNNNNNNNNNNNTAAAGGGTCTCCTAAACGTTTGgctatgtttaaaaactttcatCTCGGAAACGAAGATACACCGTCTTGCTCCTTAAGACCACTGTGCCCAACTCGGTGGGTAGTACGATTACCAGCTCTTgaatcattttattaaattacgaAAAAATCCTGGATTGACTCCAGAGCATGGAATCAGAATCGACCATCGACGCTGTGACGAAGGCAACTGCCAGATCTTTTTTAGGTTCATTAGGGCAGTTTTCGACGTACTTCATGCTTCGTCTGATGGAGAGAGTTTTGATCCCGGTTCATCCTGTTTATGTTAGAATACAATCTCGTGAAACAACCATGGCAGATGTACAACAACTTATTAACACACCGTTAAATATTGTTTCCGATGAAGCCCATTCAGTTCAAAATGCAACGGCCTTTTTTACAACTATGTTGTAGCTGCCGCTCGGGAGCTTCGGATTTCCGATCCTGTAATCAAACGCAGTCGCCGATCATTGGAACAGGTATCCCCTGAAAACACTACTATTCCAAAACCTACCAggaaatttattataattcatCATACCAATCACTATTCcaacaattttcaaaacaagacTTGGATGCAGTACAACTATTGGAAAACTTGATTTTGGGAAAACCGACAGTTCCTGGTGAAGCGGAAAAAATGTACCCagatataaatgaaaaacacCTTACACTGGAGAACcaatactttaaaaattatgcaaaaaaacaggaaaatatTAATGAATTAACCGTTCAAAGGGTGGTGGGCCTCTTTCGAGAAAAGGAAACTCTTAAACACAGTTACCCAAACCTTGCAACTGCAATAAAGCTGTATCTCTGTTTGCCTTCGACCACGTGTGAAGCTGAACGGTCTTTTAGCGTTCTTCGACGCATTAAAACCTATTTACGTTCCACCATGTCTCAAGAACGTCTAAGCAACATGTGCATGCTGAGCACACACAAAGAGGTGGTCGATCTCCTGAACGTGGAAGACCTGGTTACCGAGTTCAGTGCACGAAATCCTTTGCgccaaaatatgttttgttattgaGCAATTGAGGTTCTTCGATGTCCACATTGTTTCCTTTTCGTTTCATCccgttttgtttcttttacccACTTTGTGTTAACTTTACTTCAAATAAAATCACCGCTACTTTAACTGTATATGTCTTGAGTCTGGTATACCTCTTAATCGCAGTCTAAagatacagtttaaaactaaatatcattttaaaccaACGAATGACTAGAGTCACTGTACGAAAGAAATCGTTGGTTAATAAAACTTGGTACTTGGCGGGCCAGATTCCTGGATCGATACATTAATCGCGTATCGTCGAAAAATCCAGGGTACTCAGTAGCACCCGGAGTAATatgcaaaaacacaaaacacagACGCGTCGTAAAATAAACACGCCTTGAACCTAAATATGTCCCAaaagtagcactgctgtatatatttacgatgatttcctcagccaagcagcatgtttattacgaaatagtagggattcacacgtggattcattacatcataatagcgattgtttgacctggaaATTCATtgcgacataatagcaatttacacgttgattatttgcgtcataatagcagttgtccccttgattatttagcctgcaggtgcttaAAAACAGGTTGGACATTTGCCTTTTCACTTATGTACATTAAAGTATAGACAGTTTCATtgcgacataatagcaatttacacgttgattatttgcgtcataatagcagttgtacccttgattatttagcctgcaggtgcttgaaaacaggttggacATTTGCCTTTTCACTTATGCGCATTAAAGTATAGACAGTTTTCAAAAATACTTCGTACGCGCGTAAAGCAACgctcgatttaaaaaaaacactgacgGCAAGGAAGCATAGCTAGCTCAtcggaaaaaataatttattggaAACATgtcattaattttattacattcaAAATAAGAAATTTCTATCAGTTGCAGCACACATCTAACTGAAAACGCGTTAATCGCCGGCCGCACTTCCAAAGGCTCACAATCTTTATCGCGTTCGCCGATCAAACAGTATTGCCGCCACGcgtttctgacgtcacaaggaCGACGTGTGTTCAGACGTTAATGCCTTCAATGCTCGCATAACGAAATATGGTTATGTACAGTAATTGTCTATAACCCTTATACACACGCAATTCGTTCACGTAACGCCGCAACCCTTTTACACACGCAACTCGTTCACATAACGCCTTATGTGatctttttaattattgttgcCTCCCCGCAAATATAATCAAGTGGGCGCCTATGTTTTAGCCCAATGGGTTAAGGGGGGATGTTATAAAAGTAATATGTTAGGGGTTATGTGGGTTGGGGTTCTATTCCATACGAGTGAAGTCATTGTCAACAACCTTGGATTTGGGATGTTAGGTGCATTGGgttaaataatgttgtttaatttgttaagTGACAAAAATGTGAGTaactttatacatatatagtagggtgggggaagacgggacacctttcgcacataatatctaaatattctgatcatgtttttaacaatggtgtatggaagtcgtaagggtATGGTTTTGTACAAGCCTACTATGGCGGCATATCATAGACTTCGTTTATTTCTTCGAATACATTAACGAAGATCAGATCAATTGAATAGGGAATTGGCaataaaatgacagtcgttaagaGATCATAAAAGTAAGGATTAGTGTAAAAGTAGCTGgtggattctttactagcgcccaatttattgtttattttacaccaAATACAATGAAGCTAAAATCAAACAGCTTGATACGTCATGTTGTACCAGTGACGTCAGGCCTATGACGTACACATAATAACTTGAATATTAACAAACCTATTTATATTCACAAATTACCTCATCTAAGTTAATTTCTTCAATCGCTTCTTCGAGAGTTTTCGGTTCAACTTTCGCCGCCATTTTGAAAACAACGAATTACTAAGAATCCCTGGAAAAGTAATTAACGCCACAATTAGCCTAATTAACGAATATTAAtctcaaaacaaacaattttccTTCACCAATAACACgaaaatacctttctaaataaTAATTAGTCGTAAATTTATCTCGAAATCTATAAAATTCGCTACAAATGTCGCGAAACTACGTCATCAAACAATTCCAGATTCGAAAGTTTGAAaaacgtttgtgacgtcattttccCACTCAAacaacatagaaatgttataaattaagtaataaacaaacttacctcaaaatattcatttttggGAGATCCCAATCCAACATTTCATATAACTTGTATTTCCGAATTACAATACAACAATATTATGAAGTAAGATGATATAAAAGCACCATGCTGGCAAATTTGAACTAATttggcaaaaataa
This genomic window from Ciona intestinalis unplaced genomic scaffold, KH HT000180.1, whole genome shotgun sequence contains:
- the LOC100175115 gene encoding testicular spindle-associated protein SHCBP1L-like, with product MAAKVEPKTLEEAIEEINLDEVPSTSSHPPHTSSCTVIPTVSLVTLPKFSCQERYDIYCKEVKIAACRPSQVLHRVHLYLEENLANKHWMAMWRGPYGGDFPRTVDILVKVEDVCGDQAQVSLVDPLVCNEATVPREVVDAQLRELEYTLDITELFPVDIDHDDDDSSEEEGGEGVGGVGSNERVKEQERIAQIVHHARFYFENLRRDWDDEDEGEHSFDAYLRARLQLYYDVITGLVPAPLVQRYDRTMAKYLVRRRELLDYQARIQSEGEPTNSEAVECWRKYYEVLMLSGLLQIWETLQLRTEGPCFPRVLRRTKGPRADGYTVTHIVVDKLTPAMLRSFHDDAVMQQHKTPQSALQQCYEGDIILIFPGTYSGEGFHELTESITIKGEGERDDIIIEAIPYDDLFVNVSSADVTIENITFNQADNTEGILRVESGHARLVNCLLRCDGTGVTVREGASITMRGCTITGAKVGIYGCTITVAKVGIYGCTITGAKVGGWLYI